In Candidatus Chromulinivoraceae bacterium, the following proteins share a genomic window:
- the prfB gene encoding peptide chain release factor 2 has product MQPLLKRLDALRQSILAAYTQLAIEDKAALASTIEDELAAPEIWNNPVYAQDKSKQLASLNAMVTPWKTLRAQAEDMHELMELGDDSLLGEFEGQVSALEAEFAERKKELLFNGEYDDHNAIIRISAGAGGTDAQDWSEMLERMYLRWAEKSGFVTSIVERSVGDEAGIKASVIEITGPYAYGRLRSENGVHRLVRLSPYNSDNLRQTSFALVEILPQIEAPEEVSISDKDLKIDVYRAGGHGGQSVNTTDSAVRVTHLPTGIVVAIQNERSQLQNKETAMRILRSKLAQLQLEQHAENVSDLHAGESANWGSQIRNYVLHPYTMVKDTRTKYEDRDASSVLDGKLDGFMTAYLEHGMN; this is encoded by the coding sequence ATGCAGCCATTGTTAAAACGGCTCGATGCCTTGCGTCAGTCGATATTGGCTGCCTATACGCAACTGGCAATTGAAGACAAAGCTGCCTTGGCGAGTACGATCGAGGATGAATTAGCGGCGCCCGAAATTTGGAACAATCCCGTATATGCTCAGGATAAGAGCAAGCAACTTGCTAGTTTGAACGCTATGGTAACACCATGGAAGACACTTCGTGCTCAAGCTGAGGATATGCATGAGCTGATGGAGCTTGGTGACGATAGTCTACTTGGAGAATTCGAGGGTCAGGTCAGTGCGCTTGAAGCTGAGTTTGCCGAGCGTAAAAAAGAACTACTTTTTAATGGTGAATACGATGACCATAACGCTATCATTCGTATTAGTGCTGGAGCCGGTGGGACTGATGCTCAGGATTGGTCTGAAATGCTTGAGCGAATGTATTTGCGTTGGGCAGAAAAGTCCGGGTTTGTAACATCAATTGTGGAACGTTCCGTTGGCGATGAAGCGGGCATTAAAGCGAGTGTGATTGAAATTACAGGTCCTTACGCGTACGGAAGACTGCGTTCTGAAAACGGCGTACATCGACTTGTTCGTCTCAGTCCGTATAATAGCGACAACCTCCGACAAACTAGCTTCGCGCTAGTCGAGATCCTACCTCAGATTGAAGCGCCTGAGGAGGTTAGTATCAGTGACAAAGACCTAAAAATAGATGTTTATAGGGCAGGCGGCCATGGTGGTCAGAGCGTTAATACGACAGATAGCGCTGTGCGCGTGACGCACCTTCCAACTGGCATTGTGGTTGCTATTCAAAATGAACGATCGCAGCTTCAAAATAAAGAAACGGCTATGCGTATTTTACGCTCAAAATTAGCACAGCTGCAACTAGAGCAGCATGCTGAAAATGTCAGTGATTTACATGCCGGTGAATCAGCAAACTGGGGAAGCCAAATTCGTAATTACGTGTTGCACCCCTACACTATGGTGAAGGATACTCGTACTAAATATGAAGATCGTGATGCTTCAAGCGTACTCGACGGCAAGCTAGACGGCTTTATGACTGCCTATCTTGAGCATGGTATGAATTAG